In a single window of the Cucumis melo cultivar AY chromosome 11, USDA_Cmelo_AY_1.0, whole genome shotgun sequence genome:
- the LOC103499055 gene encoding flap endonuclease GEN-like 1, with protein sequence MGVGGHFWDLLKPNARTEGFDFLRNKRVAVDLSFWIVQHETAIKSTSRSPHLRLTFFRTITLFAKFGAFPVFVVDGTPSPLKSKARIARFFRLSGIDTSDLPKVEDRISVHRNRKFAKCVKECVELLELFGVPVLEAKGEAEALCAELNQKGFVDACITADSDAFLFGAKCVIKSIHPNSKEPLECYFMSDIEAALGLNRNHLIAISLLVGNDHDLNGVQGVGLDTAVRFVQDYTDDQILNKLYEIGNEDTTALQSGFELVNNYGQSSETDSRKIKCSHCSFCGHPGSKRAHVKFPCEYCDVSHGEGCIKKPDGFKCNCSSCDTDREEKEKKKQENWRLRVCNKIAMEPNFPSSELIQMYQCDNHSYFSDDDLVLSWGSPRTELLVDFLVFHLQWEPSYIRQRMLPMLSTIFLREMANNPIQTLLFGQYEFDSILREKIRFGHSFYVVKWKKAVPAISNVMYEDSLGEFGTGPEDAIDVDEAVDLTDEFDSPKIHIQDGCSFLLTDENMELVGAAYPEQAAKFLQEKEMKRQKTPSTPACGTSGKSDSSKAKGVQLSITEFYRATKTQQQTADTTDSTNEDEETSTGKRRASSSSTLSKSVRRRLLFD encoded by the exons ATGGGAGTCGGAGGCCATTTCTGGGATTTACTGAAACCTAACGCTCGAACTGAGGGCTTTGATTTCCTCAGGAACAAGCGGGTCGCCGTAGACCTTTCTTTCTGGATAGTCCAGCACGAGACCGCCATTAAATCCACTTCTCGAAGCCCCCATTTGAGGCTCACATTCTTCCGCACCATCACTCTCTTTGCCAAG TTTGGTGCGTTTCCTGTGTTTGTAGTTGATGGAACTCCTTCACCCTTGAAATCCAAGGCGAGGATTGCCAGGTTTTTCCGGTTATCTGGTATTGACACTTCTGATCTACCAAAGGTTGAAGATCGTATTTCAGTTCACAGAAATCGCAAGTTTGCAAAATGTGTTAAAGAATGTGTG GAACTGCTTGAGCTATTTGGGGTGCCCGTTTTAGAAGCCAAGGGTGAAGCTGAAGCTCTATGTGCTGAGTTGAACCAAAAAGGCTTTGTGGATGCCTGCATCACAGCTGACAGTGATGCCTTTTTGTTTGGTGCCAAATGTGTAATTAAAAGCATCCATCCCAATTCAAAA GAACCACTTGAATGCTACTTCATGTCAGATATTGAAGCTGCTCTTGGGTTGAATAGGAACCACTTAATAGCAATCTCTCTCCTGGTTGGAAATGACCACGACTTAAATGGCGTGCAAGGAGTTGGATTGGATACCGCTGTTCGTTTCGTCCAAGATTACACGGATGATCAGATTTTAAATAA ATTGTATGAAATAGGCAATGAGGATACTACAGCGCTTCAAAGTGGTTTTGAATTGGTAAATAACTATGGACAATCGTCGGAAACGGACTCAAGAAAGATCAAGTGTTCTCACTGTTCCTTCTGTGGTCATCCAGGCAGCAAAAGAGCCCACGTTAAGTTCCCTTGTGAATACTGTGATGTGAGTCATGGCGAAGGTTGTATCAAAAAGCCTGATGGATTTAAATGCAATTGTTCCTCATGTGATACG GATcgagaagaaaaagagaaaaagaagcaAGAAAATTGGCGATTAAGAGTTTGCAACAAGATTGCTATGGAGCCAAATTTTCCCAGTAGTGAACTTATTCAGATGTACCAGTGTGACAATCACAGTTATTTTAGTG ATGATGACCTTGTCTTATCCTGGGGAAGCCCAAGAACTGAATTGTTAGttgattttttagtttttcatcTACAGTGGGAGCCATCGTACATTCGTCAGAGGATGCTTCCCATGCTATCCACCATTTTTCTCAGAGAAATGGCTAATAATCCAATTCAAACTTTGCTTTTCGGCCAGTACGAGTTTGATTCTATACTTAGAGAGAAAATAAGATTTGGACATTCCTTTTATGTTGTCAAATGGAAAAAGGCCGTCCCTGCAATTAGCAACGTTATGTATGAAGACTCTTTGGGGGAATTTGGCACTGGGCCAGAAGATGCCATTGATGTCGATGAAGCAGTGGATTTGACAGATGAATTTGATTCTCCTAAAATTCATATTCAAGATGGATGCTCGTTTCTATTGACTGACGAGAATATGGAGCTTGTTGGCGCTGCTTATCCTGAACAGGCTGCCAAATTTTTGCAGGAAAAG GAAATGAAAAGGCAGAAGACCCCAAGCACCCCGGCTTGTGGGACTAGCGGAAAGTCTGATTCATCGAAAGCAAAAGGTGTCCAGTTAAGTATTACTGAGTTCTACCGTGCAACAAAAACACAACAACAAACAGCAGATACAACAGATTCAACAAATGAGGACGAGGAGACGAGCACGGGAAAGAGGAGAGCATCAAGTTCTTCCACTCTTTCGAAGTCAGTAAGGCGTCGCCTTTTGTTTGACTAG
- the LOC103499089 gene encoding two-component response regulator ARR10-like has protein sequence MDLTKKWEACEVVVFRVLVVDHDSTSLKIVCKMLDLCRYEVVIANCAIDALRMVRERENEIHLVLTELHLPDMGSYEFLEKLVMDQKTLKKLPIVIMSDDDNEIAKLGCLFKGAMLHLVKPLTMKTIRNLWQFAIIEGIITPPPPNNDNILHNPVSVLVQRQQQKMIKITKQQPHRSKTGMKRPKLIWTQQLHNTFLHTIQALGLEKAHPKEILQHMNVPELRKENISNHLQKFRLSLKRDGDEDEEN, from the exons ATGGATTTGACCAAAAAATGGGAAGCATGTGAAGTAGTAGTATTCAGAGTTTTGGTGGTTGATCATGATTCTACAAGCCTAAAAATTGTGTGCAAAATGCTGGATTTGTGTAGATATGAAG TTGTTATTGCTAATTGTGCCATTGATGCATTGAGGATggtaagagaaagagagaatgaaatcCATCTGGTTTTAACAGAACTCCATTTGCCTGATATGGGTTCATATGAGTTTCTGGAGAAGCTTGTTATGGACCAAAAGACATTGAAGAAATTGCCAATTGTTA TTATGTCGGATGATGATAACGAAATTGCAAAGCTGGGATGCCTATTCAAAGGAGCAATGTTACATCTTGTAAAACCACTCACCATGAAAACTATAAGAAATCTATGGCAATTTGCAATTATCGAAGGAATTATTACACCACCACCACCCAATAACGATAATATTCTTCATAATCCTGTTTCTGTTCTTGTTCAACGACAACAACAGAAGATGatcaaaattacaaaacaacAACCTCATCGTTCAAAAACAGGAATGAAGAGGCCAAAGCTGATATGGACTCAACAATTGCATAATACATTCTTGCACACCATTCAAGCATTGGGACTTGAAA aagcCCATCCAAAGGAGATACTTCAACATATGAATGTCCCTGAactaagaaaagaaaacatttcAAATCATCTGCAG AAGTTTCGTCTGTCATTAAAACGAGATggagatgaagatgaagagaaTTAG
- the LOC103499058 gene encoding uncharacterized protein LOC103499058 has translation MEPMAEGTAPPSLSDLLHSLDQATFMAKQLPSTSNPTHLLQIYNSLHQANLNLSLFLSTTHLPQSLPLPPPSINETSLSSATSAAFDPMQVGDDDDADAHQNSKGTIEMVEEKMKDCFIKNKRVKRQLSPSAAAMAEERRVHPHNRFTATPKGFDPHVERLRALDLISQFHA, from the coding sequence ATGGAACCCATGGCAGAAGGAACAGCACCACCTTCATTGTCTGATCTTTTACATTCTCTAGACCAAGCAACCTTCATGGCTAAGCAGCTTCCTTCTACCTCTAATCCAACCCATCTCCTCCAAATCTATAATTCTCTTCACCAAGCAAACCTCAACCTCTCCCTTTTCCTTTCTACAACTCACCTTCCCCaatctcttcctcttcctcctccTTCCATCAACGAAACTTCCCTCTCCTCCGCAACCAGCGCCGCCTTCGACCCGATGCAGGTCGGCGACGACGATGATGCCGACGCCCACCAGAATTCCAAGGGTACGATTGAAATGGTTGAGGAGAAGATGAAGGATTGTTTTATTAAGAACAAGCGGGTTAAGCGTCAACTATCGCCCTCCGCAGCGGCTATGGCCGAGGAAAGACGAGTGCATCCTCATAATCGCTTTACTGCCACGCCCAAGGGTTTCGATCCTCATGTAGAGAGATTGCGGGCCTTGGACCTTATTTCCCAGTTTCATGCGTGA
- the LOC103499057 gene encoding RING-H2 finger protein ATL5-like, translated as MTGSGMNLITTVIGFGMSATFIVFVCTRIICGRLRSAQSNTPNYEIESRLDLEQQPESRASGLEPVLIAAIPTTKFDQEAFSSAEDAQCSICLGEYEEKEVLRIMPKCGHSFHLTCIDVWLRKQSTCPICRLPLQDSFRTKPARPMTVSRDQSFDGSEISTDHHSQHWLLPGPNRSEGNTSNQSQLQPIPVNPSAQREMETIQ; from the exons ATGACGGGTTCTGGTATGAACTTGATTACCACTGTTATTGGGTTTGGAATGAGTGCTACATTCATAGTGTTCGTCTGTACAAGAATCATTTGTGGTCGACTTCGTTCAGCTCAATCCAATACCCCCAATTACGAGATTGAATCCAGGCTTGATCTTGAGCAGCAG CCAGAGTCCCGTGCGAGTGGTCTCGAACCGGTTCTCATAGCTGCTATACCAACAACGAAGTTCGACCAAGAGGCTTTCAGTTCTGCAGAAGATGCTCA ATGCTCAATCTGTTTGGGCGAGTATGAAGAGAAGGAAGTACTGAGAATAATGCCCAAATGTGGTCACAGTTTTCATCTCACCTGCATTGATGTATGGTTGAGAAAGCAATCTACATGCCCAATCTGCAGGCTGCCACTGCAAGACTCCTTTAGAACAAAACCTGCAAGACCAATGACAGTGAGCAGAGACCAGTCTTTTGATGGTTCTGAGATTTCAACTGATCATCATTCTCAACACTGGCTTCTACCTGGCCCCAATCGTTCGGAGGGCAACACAAGCAACCAATCACAGCTTCAACCCATTCCAGTAAACCCCTCAGCTCAAAGAGAGATGGAAACAATACAATGA